A genomic window from Scophthalmus maximus strain ysfricsl-2021 chromosome 17, ASM2237912v1, whole genome shotgun sequence includes:
- the srrm2 gene encoding serine/arginine repetitive matrix protein 2 isoform X1 encodes MYNGIGLTTPRGSGTNGYVQRNLSSLRVKRPRDERGGERDEKDRERLESQLNRQPNADILEHQRKRQLEVKCAELQDMMEEQGYSAEEIEEKVNSFRMMLQEKEEPAPATAERPTATETHALAAANQQKNDRLRAAFGISSDYVDGSSFHADRKEREKEKRDQERLEREKLQQQKYTLVEDSDNSDSPPKKRGRKKKKKNKNRDSSSESPSPSPPRREKKKSRKKKKKREASEETEEEASSSDEKQKVSKKKRRKSESSSPPKKTKAVRRRSDASSGSSHSQSPAPVKSHPQEQTAKKSADDGRREDRSADRRRGRGYEEHMPHRQGSEVKRPNTEREQQIETETTSAKRRHDSSPPLPQTDKSWEREKGRRSRSRQREGEKGRNSRSGEAQKRRRSRSVENERDKARRSRSKGKERERGRRSRSREAEKGRRSRSRDKGDKGKESIPQKTRHDSSSSASSSSSSSPSPPPQQETRREKSRDIEREKLRSKLDKKTRHDSSSSSSPPPPPPPPEKERARRERSGERERRTERDPHARENRKDVGKRQEREASPPRQQKSDRRKDGRPSPVTNGAQKERDSERRREKEDKESGKERERHPARQTEEEGARGQEVDRKRDEFARPSAESERDGLRPSDKDVKEKSPARKEKREDKTKQAEKRKESSSSSSSSSSGSSSSSSSDSDSDSSSSSSSSSSSSSSSSEDEGAAKKKAGSAAREKTSPVDNAPPAIGAAVQRYIANGRKEGPASDGAAQEKKRERERPLSANHPSRTKGQERYSPTQMDSPSPPPSPPHRLDSGGSRGSSRPEAEKTRSEGKAGERDRGRDRDAARRPARPSPSTRRSRSPPPQKTTTTTSSSSPARRTPPRQYQDAPSRSRRASPPPPPAWSNRDRERQRDRERERGARRSRSRSPRRQSPRRQSPRRQSPRRQSPRRQSPRRQSPRRQSPRRQSPRRQSPRRQSPRRQSPRRQSPRRQSPRRQSSPSRSRRSPSPSRRRRSSRSLSRERGREREREQERSRQREAEQAREREKQQQQQQQHPKVVPPGGRSSSSSSSSSTSSSSSSSASPSPSRERKETKTLGEKDKRQDQEGDRKEEREQKVPSRDSAQAPPSDRRGPASDSRRPDATSSRRSPASSQPDARQSTQGPNRKQSPPPTALQPPEQRVRNESAVNGKEASKKADKSSSSCSSSSSSSSSSSSSSSSSSDSSDSETEQGKGKTRKAQSSASSSSSSSSDNEQETKNKSPARPQRVPADSLRDSRSLSYSPPRFIRAEPSSSSSPGRRSGSGHPPSRGSTSRQRK; translated from the exons CGGGGTAGTGGCACCAATGGCTACGTGCAGCGCAACCTGTCGAGCCTGCGGGTCAAGCGGCCGCGGGACGAGCGCGGTGGCGAGCGGGACGAAAAGGACCGCGAGCGGCTGGAGAGTCAGCTCAACCGGCAGCCCAATGCCGACATCCTGGAGCACCAGCGCAAGAGGCAGCTGGAGGTCAAGTGTGCCGAGCTGCAGGACATGATGGAGGAgcaagg GTATTCTGCCGAGGAGATCGAGGAGAAGGTGAACAGTTTCCGCATGATGctgcaggagaaagaggagccGGCTCCCGCCACCGCCGAGAGACCGAC GGCGACGGAGACTCACGCCCTCGCCGCAGCCAACCAGCAGAAGAACGACCGTCTCCGCGCAGCATTCGGCATCTCTAGCGACTACGTGGACGGATCGTCGTTCCACGCCGATCGCaaggagcgagagaaagagaagagggaccAGGAGCgtctggagagggagaagctgcagcagcagaaatatAC GTTAGTGGAAGATTCAGACAATTCGGATTCTCCTCCCAAGAAGCGCGGccgcaagaagaagaagaaaaacaagaacagagaCAG CAGCTCAGAGAGTCCATCCCCGTCTCCCCCtcgcagagagaagaagaaatccaggaagaagaaaaagaaacg TGAGGCCTCAGAAGAGACCGAAGAAGAAGCCAG CTCCTCGGATGAGAAACAGAAGGTGtcgaagaagaaaaggagaaagagcgAAAGTTCCAGTCCGCCAAAGAAAACGAAGGCCGTGCGACGCAGGAGTGATGCCTCCTCCGGGTCTTCTCACAG TCAGTCTCCAGCTCCGGTGAAATCACATCCACAGGAACAAACGGCAAAGAAATCTGCCGATGACGGACGACGGGAGGATCGATCGGCCgacaggaggagagggcggGGCTACGAGGAGCACATGCCACATCGTCAGGGAAGTGAAGTG AAGAGGCCCAACACCGAGAGAGAGCAACAGATTGAGACGGAGACGACGTCTGCCAAGAGGAGGCACGACTCTTCACCGCCACTGCCGCAGACTGATAAAAgctgggagagggagaaagggaggagatcCAGAAGTAGACAGAGGGAGGGCGAGAAAGGGAGGAACTCCAGAAGTGGAGAGGCGCAGAAGAGGAGGCGTTCGAGGAGCGTAGAGAACGAGAGGGACAAAGCGAGGCGTTCGAGGagcaaaggaaaggagagggagagaggaagaaggtccaggagcagagaggcggagaaagggaggaggtcCAGGAGCAGAGACAAGGGGGACAAAGGAAAGGAGAGTATCCCACAGAAGACCAGACATGATTCGTCCTCCTCagcctcgtcgtcctcctcttcatccccttctcctccacctcagcaGGAGACCAGGAGGGAAAAGAGCAGGGACATTGAGCGGGAGAAACTCAGGAGCAAACTGGACAAAAAGACCAGAcacgactcctcctcctcctcttcacctcctcctcctcctcctcctcctgagaaGGAGCGagcgaggagggagaggagtggagaaAGGGAGCGCAGGACTGAGAGAGATCCACACgccagagaaaacaggaaagaTGTCGGGAagagacaagagagggaggCTTCTCCTCCTCGCCAGCAGAAGAGTGACAGGAGGAAAGATGGACGCCCGTCACCCGTCACCAACGGGGCtcagaaagagagggacagcgagaggagaagagaaaaagaggacaaggagagcgggaaggagagggagcggcATCCGGCCAGGCagacggaggaagagggagcGCGAGGTCAAGAGGTCGACAGGAAGAGAGACGAGTTCGCCCGGCCGTCTGCTGAAAGTGAACGAGACGGTTTGAGACCTTCGGACAAAGACGTCAAAGAGAAGAGTCCTGCGAGGAAGGAGAAACGTGAAGACAAAACGAAACAggcggagaaaagaaaagagagcagcagcagcagcagcagcagcagtagtggcagcagcagcagcagcagcagcgacagtgACAGCGacagctcctcgtcctcctcttcgtcttcatcgtcctcctcatcgtcatccGAGGATGAAGGCGCGGCAAAGAAGAAGGCTGGTTCAGCGGCGAGGGAGAAGACGAGCCCCGTGGACAATGCACCGCCTGCCATCGGGGCGGCGGTTCAGAGGTACATAGCCAACGGTCGAAAGGAAGGTCCTGCTTCTGACGGCGCCGCGCAGGAGAAAAAACGCGAGAGGGAACGACCTCTGTCAGCGAACCACCCGTCCAGAACAAAGGGCCAGGAGCGATACAGTCCCACGCAGATGGACAGCCCCAGTCCGCCCCCGTCCCCGCCCCACAGGCTGGACAGCGGCGGCAGTAGAGGCAGCAGCCGGCCGGAGGCAGAGAAAACGAGATCAGAGGGGAAAGCTGGGGAAAGGGAtcgagggagggacagagacgCAGCCAGGAGGCCGGCGAGACCGAGCCCCTCCACCAGGAGGTcacgctctcctcctccccagaaaaccaccaccaccacctcctcctcatccccggCCCGTCGCACTCCACCCAGGCAGTATCAGGACGCCCCGTCCCGATCCAGGAGAgcgtctcctccccctcctccggcCTGGTCGAACcgggacagagagaggcagagggaccGAGAGCGAGAGCGGGGAGCCAGGAGGAGCCGGTCCAGAAGTCCGAGGAGGCAGAGTCCCAGGAGGCAGAGTCCCAGGAGGCAGAGTCCCAGGAGGCAGAGTCCCAGGAGGCAGAGTCCCAGGAGGCAGAGTCCGAGGAGGCAGAGTCCCAGGAGGCAGAGTCCCAGGAGGCAGAGTCCCAGAAGGCAGAGTCCCAGGAGGCAGAGTCCCAGGAGGCAGAGTCCCAGGAGACAGAGCCCGAGGAGACAGAGCTCCCCCAGCAG GTCCCGTCGCTCTCCGTCTCCATCGCGGCGAAGAAGGAGCAGTCGCTCGCTGTCCCGGGAGAGAGGCcgggagcgggagagggagcaggagaggagccGACAGAGGGAGGCAGAACAAGCGAGAGAAcgggaaaagcagcagcagcagcagcagcaacatccaAAGGTCGTCCCCCCGGGCGGCaggtcgtcgtcctcctcctcctcatcttccaccagctcctcctcttcctcctcagcctcaCCGTCGCCGTCCCGCGAAAGGAAAGAGACCAAGACTCTCggggagaaagacaagagacaggATCAAGAGGGCgacaggaaagaggagagagagcagaaagtTCCCTCCAGAGACTCCGCCCAGGCACCGCCCTCGGACAGACGAGGCCCCGCGTCTGACTCCAGGCGCCCCGATGCGACCTCCAGCAGAAGGTCGCCTGCAAGCAGCCAACCAGATGCCAGACAGTCGACACAAGGGCCGAACAGGAAACAGTCGCCGCCGCCCACCGCCCTGCAACCGCCAGAGCAGCGGGTCAGAAACGAGAGCGCGGTGAACGGCAAGGAGGCCAGTAAGAAAGCCGACaagagcagcagctcctgctcctcttcctcatcctcgtcctcctcttcctcctcgtcttcatcgtcctcctcaGACAGTTCTGACTCAGAGACGGAGCAAGGAAAGGG GAAGACGCGCAAAGCTCAAAGCAGcgcttcgtcctcctcctcttcctcgtccgaCAATGAACAGGAAACAAAGAACAAGAG CCCTGCCAGGCCTCAGAGGGTGCCGGCCGATTCGCTGAGAGATTCCCGCTCCCTCAGTTACTCTCCTCCGAGGTTCATCCGAGCGgagccgtcgtcgtcgtcgtcgcccgGACGCAG AAGTGGCAGCGGGCATCCGCCGAGCCGCGGATCCACCAGCAGACAAAGGAAATGA
- the srrm2 gene encoding serine/arginine repetitive matrix protein 2 isoform X3: MYNGIGLTTPRGSGTNGYVQRNLSSLRVKRPRDERGGERDEKDRERLESQLNRQPNADILEHQRKRQLEVKCAELQDMMEEQGYSAEEIEEKVNSFRMMLQEKEEPAPATAERPTATETHALAAANQQKNDRLRAAFGISSDYVDGSSFHADRKEREKEKRDQERLEREKLQQQKYTLVEDSDNSDSPPKKRGRKKKKKNKNRDSSSESPSPSPPRREKKKSRKKKKKREASEETEEEASSSDEKQKVSKKKRRKSESSSPPKKTKAVRRRSDASSGSSHSQSPAPVKSHPQEQTAKKSADDGRREDRSADRRRGRGYEEHMPHRQGSEVKRPNTEREQQIETETTSAKRRHDSSPPLPQTDKSWEREKGRRSRSRQREGEKGRNSRSGEAQKRRRSRSVENERDKARRSRSKGKERERGRRSRSREAEKGRRSRSRDKGDKGKESIPQKTRHDSSSSASSSSSSSPSPPPQQETRREKSRDIEREKLRSKLDKKTRHDSSSSSSPPPPPPPPEKERARRERSGERERRTERDPHARENRKDVGKRQEREASPPRQQKSDRRKDGRPSPVTNGAQKERDSERRREKEDKESGKERERHPARQTEEEGARGQEVDRKRDEFARPSAESERDGLRPSDKDVKEKSPARKEKREDKTKQAEKRKESSSSSSSSSSGSSSSSSSDSDSDSSSSSSSSSSSSSSSSEDEGAAKKKAGSAAREKTSPVDNAPPAIGAAVQRYIANGRKEGPASDGAAQEKKRERERPLSANHPSRTKGQERYSPTQMDSPSPPPSPPHRLDSGGSRGSSRPEAEKTRSEGKAGERDRGRDRDAARRPARPSPSTRRSRSPPPQKTTTTTSSSSPARRTPPRQYQDAPSRSRRASPPPPPAWSNRDRERQRDRERERGARRSRSRSPRRQSPRRQSPRRQSPRRQSPRRQSPRRQSPRRQSPRRQSPRRQSPRRQSPRRQSPRRQSPRRQSPRRQSSPSRSRRSPSPSRRRRSSRSLSRERGREREREQERSRQREAEQAREREKQQQQQQQHPKVVPPGGRSSSSSSSSSTSSSSSSSASPSPSRERKETKTLGEKDKRQDQEGDRKEEREQKVPSRDSAQAPPSDRRGPASDSRRPDATSSRRSPASSQPDARQSTQGPNRKQSPPPTALQPPEQRVRNESAVNGKEASKKADKSSSSCSSSSSSSSSSSSSSSSSSDSSDSETEQGKGKTRKAQSSASSSSSSSSDNEQETKNKSPARPQRVPADSLRDSRSLSYSPPRFIRAEPSSSSSPGRRSVTDTT; encoded by the exons CGGGGTAGTGGCACCAATGGCTACGTGCAGCGCAACCTGTCGAGCCTGCGGGTCAAGCGGCCGCGGGACGAGCGCGGTGGCGAGCGGGACGAAAAGGACCGCGAGCGGCTGGAGAGTCAGCTCAACCGGCAGCCCAATGCCGACATCCTGGAGCACCAGCGCAAGAGGCAGCTGGAGGTCAAGTGTGCCGAGCTGCAGGACATGATGGAGGAgcaagg GTATTCTGCCGAGGAGATCGAGGAGAAGGTGAACAGTTTCCGCATGATGctgcaggagaaagaggagccGGCTCCCGCCACCGCCGAGAGACCGAC GGCGACGGAGACTCACGCCCTCGCCGCAGCCAACCAGCAGAAGAACGACCGTCTCCGCGCAGCATTCGGCATCTCTAGCGACTACGTGGACGGATCGTCGTTCCACGCCGATCGCaaggagcgagagaaagagaagagggaccAGGAGCgtctggagagggagaagctgcagcagcagaaatatAC GTTAGTGGAAGATTCAGACAATTCGGATTCTCCTCCCAAGAAGCGCGGccgcaagaagaagaagaaaaacaagaacagagaCAG CAGCTCAGAGAGTCCATCCCCGTCTCCCCCtcgcagagagaagaagaaatccaggaagaagaaaaagaaacg TGAGGCCTCAGAAGAGACCGAAGAAGAAGCCAG CTCCTCGGATGAGAAACAGAAGGTGtcgaagaagaaaaggagaaagagcgAAAGTTCCAGTCCGCCAAAGAAAACGAAGGCCGTGCGACGCAGGAGTGATGCCTCCTCCGGGTCTTCTCACAG TCAGTCTCCAGCTCCGGTGAAATCACATCCACAGGAACAAACGGCAAAGAAATCTGCCGATGACGGACGACGGGAGGATCGATCGGCCgacaggaggagagggcggGGCTACGAGGAGCACATGCCACATCGTCAGGGAAGTGAAGTG AAGAGGCCCAACACCGAGAGAGAGCAACAGATTGAGACGGAGACGACGTCTGCCAAGAGGAGGCACGACTCTTCACCGCCACTGCCGCAGACTGATAAAAgctgggagagggagaaagggaggagatcCAGAAGTAGACAGAGGGAGGGCGAGAAAGGGAGGAACTCCAGAAGTGGAGAGGCGCAGAAGAGGAGGCGTTCGAGGAGCGTAGAGAACGAGAGGGACAAAGCGAGGCGTTCGAGGagcaaaggaaaggagagggagagaggaagaaggtccaggagcagagaggcggagaaagggaggaggtcCAGGAGCAGAGACAAGGGGGACAAAGGAAAGGAGAGTATCCCACAGAAGACCAGACATGATTCGTCCTCCTCagcctcgtcgtcctcctcttcatccccttctcctccacctcagcaGGAGACCAGGAGGGAAAAGAGCAGGGACATTGAGCGGGAGAAACTCAGGAGCAAACTGGACAAAAAGACCAGAcacgactcctcctcctcctcttcacctcctcctcctcctcctcctcctgagaaGGAGCGagcgaggagggagaggagtggagaaAGGGAGCGCAGGACTGAGAGAGATCCACACgccagagaaaacaggaaagaTGTCGGGAagagacaagagagggaggCTTCTCCTCCTCGCCAGCAGAAGAGTGACAGGAGGAAAGATGGACGCCCGTCACCCGTCACCAACGGGGCtcagaaagagagggacagcgagaggagaagagaaaaagaggacaaggagagcgggaaggagagggagcggcATCCGGCCAGGCagacggaggaagagggagcGCGAGGTCAAGAGGTCGACAGGAAGAGAGACGAGTTCGCCCGGCCGTCTGCTGAAAGTGAACGAGACGGTTTGAGACCTTCGGACAAAGACGTCAAAGAGAAGAGTCCTGCGAGGAAGGAGAAACGTGAAGACAAAACGAAACAggcggagaaaagaaaagagagcagcagcagcagcagcagcagcagtagtggcagcagcagcagcagcagcagcgacagtgACAGCGacagctcctcgtcctcctcttcgtcttcatcgtcctcctcatcgtcatccGAGGATGAAGGCGCGGCAAAGAAGAAGGCTGGTTCAGCGGCGAGGGAGAAGACGAGCCCCGTGGACAATGCACCGCCTGCCATCGGGGCGGCGGTTCAGAGGTACATAGCCAACGGTCGAAAGGAAGGTCCTGCTTCTGACGGCGCCGCGCAGGAGAAAAAACGCGAGAGGGAACGACCTCTGTCAGCGAACCACCCGTCCAGAACAAAGGGCCAGGAGCGATACAGTCCCACGCAGATGGACAGCCCCAGTCCGCCCCCGTCCCCGCCCCACAGGCTGGACAGCGGCGGCAGTAGAGGCAGCAGCCGGCCGGAGGCAGAGAAAACGAGATCAGAGGGGAAAGCTGGGGAAAGGGAtcgagggagggacagagacgCAGCCAGGAGGCCGGCGAGACCGAGCCCCTCCACCAGGAGGTcacgctctcctcctccccagaaaaccaccaccaccacctcctcctcatccccggCCCGTCGCACTCCACCCAGGCAGTATCAGGACGCCCCGTCCCGATCCAGGAGAgcgtctcctccccctcctccggcCTGGTCGAACcgggacagagagaggcagagggaccGAGAGCGAGAGCGGGGAGCCAGGAGGAGCCGGTCCAGAAGTCCGAGGAGGCAGAGTCCCAGGAGGCAGAGTCCCAGGAGGCAGAGTCCCAGGAGGCAGAGTCCCAGGAGGCAGAGTCCCAGGAGGCAGAGTCCGAGGAGGCAGAGTCCCAGGAGGCAGAGTCCCAGGAGGCAGAGTCCCAGAAGGCAGAGTCCCAGGAGGCAGAGTCCCAGGAGGCAGAGTCCCAGGAGACAGAGCCCGAGGAGACAGAGCTCCCCCAGCAG GTCCCGTCGCTCTCCGTCTCCATCGCGGCGAAGAAGGAGCAGTCGCTCGCTGTCCCGGGAGAGAGGCcgggagcgggagagggagcaggagaggagccGACAGAGGGAGGCAGAACAAGCGAGAGAAcgggaaaagcagcagcagcagcagcagcaacatccaAAGGTCGTCCCCCCGGGCGGCaggtcgtcgtcctcctcctcctcatcttccaccagctcctcctcttcctcctcagcctcaCCGTCGCCGTCCCGCGAAAGGAAAGAGACCAAGACTCTCggggagaaagacaagagacaggATCAAGAGGGCgacaggaaagaggagagagagcagaaagtTCCCTCCAGAGACTCCGCCCAGGCACCGCCCTCGGACAGACGAGGCCCCGCGTCTGACTCCAGGCGCCCCGATGCGACCTCCAGCAGAAGGTCGCCTGCAAGCAGCCAACCAGATGCCAGACAGTCGACACAAGGGCCGAACAGGAAACAGTCGCCGCCGCCCACCGCCCTGCAACCGCCAGAGCAGCGGGTCAGAAACGAGAGCGCGGTGAACGGCAAGGAGGCCAGTAAGAAAGCCGACaagagcagcagctcctgctcctcttcctcatcctcgtcctcctcttcctcctcgtcttcatcgtcctcctcaGACAGTTCTGACTCAGAGACGGAGCAAGGAAAGGG GAAGACGCGCAAAGCTCAAAGCAGcgcttcgtcctcctcctcttcctcgtccgaCAATGAACAGGAAACAAAGAACAAGAG CCCTGCCAGGCCTCAGAGGGTGCCGGCCGATTCGCTGAGAGATTCCCGCTCCCTCAGTTACTCTCCTCCGAGGTTCATCCGAGCGgagccgtcgtcgtcgtcgtcgcccgGACGCAGGTCTGTAACCGACACGACGTGA